The following proteins are co-located in the Thermus aquaticus genome:
- a CDS encoding S-layer homology domain-containing protein: MAQRYARPLAGLALMAGLAQAQMADVPKGHWAESAVRALLERGILTGYPDGTFKGTQAVNRYEAATMLYRAYLTWLEEVLSKVRAALEEEGLAPERVAQLYAQVAELQEVLPEVQKALAEYGVRFEALEADLEEMRQALLAALDAKGDLEALSKEAKGLGGRVAALEVGLAEHRARLQALEARLQAVERAVEELAKEVRGNEEARVKDAQATGKRLYAVEEKTKALEGAIQARPTGEVYTGVGEGGPFGGLALAWGGAQVRLGTDGAQARLTEGGLELAFRAQDRREATARYSLFEGIRLVGELGAGDGRYYFGAFYVVHDPKGGLLPGVHARLGAGAGLVAGEPGRYWVEARGGALLGPLDLSLGFGRYWGQGGGDTPFAALFATLTYPGDVVGALSLAYAVPQEDIGRDSAFQVEASLEGRLPPFRVRVLAGYRDGLLGSGVASHVDRYRFTTATGFYGGVRVGYEVRF; encoded by the coding sequence ATGGCGCAGCGCTACGCTAGGCCGTTGGCGGGGCTGGCCCTGATGGCGGGCCTGGCCCAGGCGCAGATGGCGGACGTGCCCAAGGGGCATTGGGCGGAGAGCGCCGTGAGGGCCCTCTTGGAGCGAGGCATCCTCACGGGGTACCCGGACGGGACCTTCAAGGGCACCCAGGCGGTGAACCGTTACGAGGCCGCCACCATGCTCTACCGGGCCTACCTGACCTGGCTGGAGGAGGTCCTCTCCAAGGTGCGGGCCGCCCTGGAGGAAGAGGGCCTGGCCCCGGAGCGGGTGGCCCAGCTTTACGCCCAGGTGGCCGAGCTACAGGAGGTCCTGCCTGAGGTCCAGAAGGCGCTGGCGGAGTACGGGGTGCGCTTCGAGGCTTTGGAAGCGGACCTGGAGGAGATGCGCCAAGCCCTCCTGGCGGCCCTGGACGCCAAGGGGGACCTGGAGGCGCTCAGCAAGGAGGCGAAGGGCCTTGGGGGCAGGGTGGCCGCCCTGGAGGTGGGGCTTGCGGAGCACCGGGCGAGGCTTCAGGCCCTCGAGGCCCGCCTTCAGGCCGTGGAGCGGGCGGTGGAGGAGCTGGCCAAGGAGGTGCGGGGCAACGAGGAGGCCCGGGTCAAGGACGCCCAGGCCACCGGCAAGCGCCTCTACGCTGTGGAGGAGAAGACCAAGGCCTTGGAGGGGGCGATCCAGGCCAGGCCCACCGGCGAGGTCTACACCGGGGTGGGAGAAGGGGGGCCCTTCGGCGGCCTGGCCCTGGCGTGGGGCGGCGCCCAAGTGCGCCTGGGCACGGACGGGGCCCAGGCCCGGCTCACGGAGGGCGGCCTGGAGCTGGCCTTCAGGGCCCAGGACCGGAGGGAGGCCACGGCCCGCTACAGCCTCTTTGAGGGCATCCGCCTGGTGGGGGAGCTTGGGGCCGGGGACGGGAGGTACTACTTCGGGGCCTTCTACGTGGTCCACGACCCCAAGGGCGGCCTCCTGCCCGGCGTCCACGCCCGGCTGGGGGCGGGGGCCGGCCTGGTGGCCGGGGAGCCCGGGCGGTACTGGGTGGAGGCGAGAGGCGGGGCCCTCCTGGGGCCCCTGGACCTGAGCCTGGGTTTTGGGCGCTACTGGGGCCAGGGGGGCGGGGACACGCCCTTCGCCGCCCTCTTCGCCACCCTGACCTATCCCGGGGACGTGGTGGGGGCCCTCAGCCTGGCCTACGCGGTGCCCCAGGAGGACATCGGGCGGGACAGCGCCTTCCAGGTGGAGGCCTCCCTGGAGGGGCGCCTGCCCCCCTTCCGGGTGAGGGTCCTGGCCGGGTACCGGGACGGCCTCCTGGGGAGCGGCGTGGCCTCCCACGTAGACCGCTACCGGTTCACCACGGCCACGGGCTTCTACGGGGGGGTGCGGGTAGGCTATGAGGTTCGCTTCTAG